The following are encoded together in the Xanthomonas vesicatoria ATCC 35937 genome:
- a CDS encoding TetR/AcrR family transcriptional regulator, with product MKAVKQKSKGGRPPLDKAGDVDRRLLDAALTLFLERGFEDTSCEDIARLAGAGKASLYARYANKDAIFEAVVRRDVDTQPLPDATSVAAMDLEGRLRHAGQGMLAHALQPQTVAMMRLVVGTSTRAPALAAEVNRIGWEGGLRRVQMTILDGPDQPADPFALASHFVDLVFAPHQLRALLGEHPDSLIATASERVEWALALLKDAGQLDTASAQ from the coding sequence ATGAAAGCGGTCAAGCAAAAATCAAAGGGCGGACGGCCGCCACTCGATAAGGCGGGTGATGTCGACCGGCGCTTACTCGATGCAGCACTGACACTTTTCCTTGAGCGCGGATTCGAGGACACCTCGTGTGAGGACATCGCGCGACTGGCAGGCGCGGGCAAGGCAAGCCTGTACGCGCGCTATGCCAATAAAGACGCCATTTTTGAGGCCGTGGTGCGTCGCGATGTCGACACCCAGCCATTGCCTGACGCGACCAGCGTCGCCGCCATGGATCTGGAGGGGCGCCTAAGACACGCAGGGCAGGGGATGCTTGCCCACGCACTGCAGCCGCAGACGGTGGCGATGATGCGTTTGGTCGTCGGCACCTCCACCCGGGCGCCAGCGCTTGCCGCTGAAGTCAACCGTATCGGCTGGGAAGGCGGGCTTCGGCGCGTGCAGATGACGATTCTCGATGGCCCAGATCAACCGGCCGATCCGTTCGCCTTGGCAAGCCACTTCGTCGATCTGGTCTTTGCCCCGCATCAGCTACGAGCGCTGCTGGGCGAGCATCCAGACAGCCTGATCGCCACTGCATCGGAGCGTGTGGAGTGGGCGCTTGCACTTCTCAAGGATGCTGGCCAGCTCGATACCGCGAGTGCTCAGTGA
- a CDS encoding aromatic amino acid transaminase, producing MSFFANVEQVPGDPILGLTEAYNADSRPNKVNLGVGIYYDENGRIPLLRAVHKIEQQLAQEAKPRGYLPIDGLAAYDKATQELLFGAESALLASGRVATSQTVGGSGALRVGADLLKKLLPTSTIAISNPSWENHRAVFGAAGFEVVDYTYFDAATHGLNFDGMLADLAKLEPGTVVLLHACCHNPTGADLTKDQWKQVAGLLKERNLFPFVDIAYQGFDKGIEADAYAVRLLAAEGIDSYVVASSYSKSFSLYGERVGALSVVSATAAEAKAVQSQVKRIIRTIYSSPSTHGAALVAGVLTSPELRDVWEQELTEMRERIHALRAGLVEKLATLGAPEFAFIQRQAGMFSYSGLTRSQVDRLRDEFAIYAVGTGRICVAALSQRNLDYVAQAVATVSRM from the coding sequence GTGTCCTTCTTTGCAAACGTAGAACAGGTTCCAGGCGACCCCATCCTGGGCCTGACCGAGGCCTACAACGCCGATAGCCGCCCCAACAAGGTCAATCTGGGCGTGGGCATCTATTACGACGAAAACGGGCGCATCCCGCTGTTGCGCGCCGTGCACAAGATCGAGCAGCAGCTCGCGCAGGAGGCCAAACCGCGCGGCTACCTGCCCATTGACGGCCTGGCCGCCTACGACAAGGCCACCCAGGAGTTGTTGTTCGGTGCCGAATCGGCACTGCTGGCCTCCGGGCGCGTGGCGACCTCGCAGACTGTTGGCGGCAGCGGTGCGCTGCGCGTAGGCGCAGACCTGCTCAAGAAGCTGCTGCCCACCTCCACCATCGCCATCAGCAACCCGAGCTGGGAAAACCACCGCGCGGTGTTCGGCGCGGCTGGCTTCGAGGTGGTGGACTACACCTATTTCGACGCAGCGACCCACGGCCTGAATTTCGACGGCATGCTTGCCGACCTGGCAAAACTCGAACCGGGCACGGTGGTACTGCTGCACGCCTGCTGCCATAACCCCACCGGCGCAGACCTGACCAAGGACCAGTGGAAGCAGGTCGCCGGCTTGCTGAAAGAGCGCAACCTGTTCCCGTTCGTCGATATCGCCTACCAGGGCTTCGACAAGGGCATCGAGGCCGATGCCTACGCGGTGCGCCTGCTCGCTGCCGAAGGCATCGACAGCTACGTGGTGGCCAGCTCGTATTCCAAGTCGTTCTCGCTGTATGGCGAGCGCGTGGGCGCGTTGTCGGTGGTGTCGGCCACCGCGGCCGAAGCCAAGGCGGTGCAGTCGCAGGTCAAGCGCATCATCCGCACGATCTACTCCAGCCCGTCCACGCATGGCGCAGCATTGGTGGCAGGCGTGCTGACCAGCCCGGAACTGCGCGATGTGTGGGAGCAGGAGCTCACCGAAATGCGCGAGCGCATCCACGCGCTACGCGCCGGCCTGGTCGAAAAGCTCGCCACATTGGGCGCGCCGGAGTTCGCCTTCATCCAGCGTCAGGCCGGCATGTTCTCGTACTCGGGCCTGACCCGATCGCAGGTGGACCGCCTGCGCGATGAGTTCGCGATCTACGCCGTAGGCACCGGCCGCATCTGCGTGGCCGCACTGAGCCAGCGCAACCTGGACTACGTGGCCCAGGCCGTGGCGACCGTCAGCCGGATGTAA
- a CDS encoding epoxide hydrolase family protein: MRDGIAPFHIQVAQAELDDLARRLRQTRWPSRETVEDHSQGPQNARIRRLVDRWQSGYNWRATEQLLNGWNSSRTTIDGLEIQFLHVRSPEPDALPLLLTHGWPGSVLEFREVIGPLSDPVAHGGQASDAFHLIIPSLPGFGFSAKPTASGWGVGRTAAAWVELMRRLGYGERWAAQGGDWGSAITTALGFMQPPGLVGIHLNMVMFEPSQQEIAEATPAEQKMLDDAQRYYNEFSGYMKLQSTRPQSVGFSLADSPVGLAAWIYALFQDVSQSDFDPETVFALDHLIDDIMLYWLPNAGPSSVRLYWDAAQEARAQMPSHPMPTPTGISMFPGEQVRVSKRWAQRRFEDLRFFGEAERGGHFAAMENPLAFIDHLRTTFRSLR; encoded by the coding sequence ATGCGCGATGGCATTGCACCGTTCCACATCCAGGTCGCACAAGCGGAGCTGGATGACCTCGCACGCCGGCTTAGGCAAACGCGTTGGCCAAGCAGGGAAACCGTGGAGGACCACAGCCAGGGCCCGCAGAACGCGCGCATCCGGCGCCTGGTGGACCGCTGGCAATCTGGTTACAACTGGCGTGCGACAGAACAGTTATTGAACGGCTGGAACAGCAGTCGTACGACGATTGATGGGCTAGAGATCCAGTTCCTGCATGTGCGCTCGCCGGAGCCGGATGCGCTTCCGTTGCTGCTGACCCACGGGTGGCCCGGATCGGTGCTCGAATTCCGCGAGGTGATCGGCCCCTTGAGTGACCCGGTCGCCCATGGCGGGCAGGCGTCGGACGCCTTTCATCTCATCATTCCATCCTTGCCTGGCTTTGGGTTCTCTGCAAAACCAACCGCCAGTGGCTGGGGAGTCGGGCGCACGGCTGCGGCATGGGTCGAACTGATGCGCCGCTTGGGGTATGGCGAGCGGTGGGCTGCACAGGGCGGCGATTGGGGCAGCGCGATCACCACCGCGCTTGGATTCATGCAGCCACCCGGCCTGGTGGGTATCCATCTGAACATGGTGATGTTCGAGCCTAGCCAGCAGGAGATCGCTGAGGCCACACCGGCCGAGCAGAAGATGTTGGACGACGCCCAACGCTACTACAACGAATTTTCCGGCTATATGAAGCTGCAAAGCACCCGGCCGCAGTCGGTAGGCTTCAGCTTGGCGGACTCTCCGGTGGGCCTGGCTGCATGGATCTATGCACTCTTCCAGGACGTCTCGCAGAGCGATTTCGATCCGGAGACCGTGTTCGCGTTGGACCACCTCATCGATGACATCATGCTGTATTGGCTCCCGAACGCAGGACCCAGCTCTGTACGGCTGTATTGGGACGCCGCGCAGGAAGCCAGGGCGCAGATGCCTTCGCATCCAATGCCGACGCCAACCGGCATCAGCATGTTTCCTGGGGAGCAGGTGCGCGTCTCCAAGCGTTGGGCACAACGACGCTTCGAGGATCTCCGCTTTTTCGGAGAAGCGGAGCGAGGTGGACATTTTGCAGCAATGGAGAACCCGCTAGCCTTTATCGACCATCTGCGTACAACCTTTCGGTCTCTTCGGTAA
- a CDS encoding class 1 fructose-bisphosphatase, with product MSRPSLTRFLIEEQHAGRIDAELRQLITIVSRACKRISIAVSKGALGGVLGDAGTGNVQGEAQKKLDVLSNDILLEANAWGGHLAACASEEMDHSQPVPDQYPSGDFLLLFDPLDGSSNIDVNVSVGTIFSVLRAPKGTEKPGDEHFLQPGTQQVAAGYCIYGPSTMLVLTLGHGTHAFTLEREEGSFLLTQANMRVPEDTAEYAINMSNQRHWEPAMQAYVGDLLAGKDGTRGKDFNMRWIASMVADVHRILTRGGIFIYPWDKKDASKPGKLRLMYEANPMSMLVEQAGGAATTGRERILDIQPTQLHQRVPVFLGSKNEVAQATRYHLDADKAQG from the coding sequence ATGTCGCGTCCCTCGCTGACCCGCTTCCTGATCGAAGAACAACACGCCGGCCGTATCGATGCGGAATTGCGCCAGCTGATCACCATCGTCTCGCGCGCCTGCAAGCGCATCTCCATCGCCGTGAGCAAGGGCGCGCTGGGCGGCGTGCTTGGCGATGCCGGCACCGGCAACGTGCAGGGCGAAGCGCAGAAGAAGCTGGACGTGCTGAGCAACGACATCCTGCTCGAAGCCAACGCCTGGGGCGGCCACCTGGCCGCATGCGCCTCCGAAGAAATGGACCACAGCCAGCCGGTGCCGGACCAATACCCCAGTGGCGATTTCCTGCTGTTGTTCGATCCGCTCGATGGCAGCTCCAACATCGACGTCAATGTCTCGGTCGGCACCATCTTCTCGGTGCTGCGCGCCCCCAAGGGCACCGAAAAGCCCGGCGACGAACACTTCCTGCAGCCGGGCACGCAACAGGTGGCCGCCGGCTACTGCATCTACGGCCCCAGCACCATGCTGGTGCTCACGCTCGGCCACGGCACCCACGCCTTTACGCTGGAGCGCGAGGAAGGCAGCTTCCTGCTGACCCAGGCCAATATGCGCGTGCCCGAAGACACCGCCGAATACGCCATCAACATGTCCAACCAACGCCACTGGGAGCCGGCGATGCAGGCCTACGTGGGCGACCTACTGGCCGGCAAGGACGGCACGCGCGGCAAGGACTTCAACATGCGCTGGATCGCCAGCATGGTGGCCGATGTGCACCGCATCCTGACCCGCGGCGGCATCTTCATCTACCCCTGGGACAAGAAGGACGCGTCCAAGCCAGGCAAGCTGCGCCTGATGTACGAAGCCAACCCGATGAGCATGCTGGTCGAGCAAGCTGGCGGCGCAGCCACCACCGGGCGCGAACGCATCCTGGACATCCAGCCGACGCAGCTGCATCAGCGCGTGCCGGTGTTTCTGGGTTCGAAGAATGAAGTGGCGCAGGCCACGCGTTATCACCTGGATGCGGATAAGGCCCAGGGCTGA
- a CDS encoding TldD/PmbA family protein gives MDRRTFLTLSGIGAAGLLLPNTRLIAAEQLLTPNDAARSRRLSDTALTTAKAAGASYCDVRVGRYLRQFVITREAQVENVVNAESSGVGVRVLADGAWGFAATNTLTSDGVATATRQAVAIAKANARLGGTPVQLAPVTAAGQVRWRTPIKKNAMEVPLQDKVALLMDVNAAALNAGATFVASRMFAINEQKYFASSDGSYIDQDVHRLWLPFTVTAVDKASGKFRTRDGLSSPMGMGYEYLDGDAREKHALPGGLVGYGKSYDAREDAIAAAKQARAKLTAPSVKAGKYDLVIDPSNLFLTIHESVGHPLELDRVLGYEANYAGTSFATLDKRDAKFRWGSDAVTFVADKTQPGSLGAVGYDDEGVKTKQWDLVKDGILVDYQCTRDQAHLLGKTASDGCSYADSWSNVQFQRMPNVSLAAGKTPLAVADMVKNVERGLYIHGRGSYSIDQQRYNAQFGGQLFYEIENGQVTRLVEDGAYQIRTPEFWNACSAVCDARDFRLGGSFFDGKGQPSQVSAVSHGSSTARFDGINVINTARSLG, from the coding sequence GTGGACCGTCGTACCTTCCTCACCCTGTCCGGTATCGGGGCCGCCGGGTTGCTGTTGCCGAACACGCGCTTGATCGCTGCCGAACAGTTGCTCACGCCCAACGATGCAGCGCGCAGCCGACGCTTGTCCGATACCGCGCTGACCACCGCCAAGGCGGCGGGTGCGAGCTATTGCGATGTGCGTGTGGGCCGGTATCTGCGCCAGTTCGTGATCACCCGCGAGGCGCAGGTGGAGAACGTGGTCAACGCCGAATCCAGTGGCGTGGGCGTGCGCGTGCTGGCCGATGGTGCGTGGGGGTTTGCGGCAACCAATACCTTGACCAGCGATGGCGTCGCGACCGCCACGCGGCAAGCGGTCGCGATCGCCAAGGCGAATGCACGGCTGGGCGGCACGCCGGTGCAGCTGGCGCCGGTGACGGCGGCCGGACAGGTGCGCTGGCGCACGCCGATCAAGAAGAATGCGATGGAAGTGCCGCTGCAGGACAAAGTGGCCCTGCTGATGGACGTCAACGCTGCCGCACTCAACGCCGGCGCCACCTTCGTGGCGTCACGCATGTTTGCGATCAACGAGCAAAAGTACTTCGCCAGCAGCGATGGCTCATATATCGATCAGGATGTGCACCGGCTGTGGCTGCCCTTCACCGTGACTGCAGTGGACAAGGCCAGCGGCAAGTTCCGCACCCGTGACGGGCTGTCTTCGCCGATGGGCATGGGCTACGAATATCTGGATGGCGATGCGCGCGAGAAGCACGCACTGCCCGGCGGGCTTGTCGGTTATGGGAAAAGCTACGACGCGCGCGAAGATGCCATTGCCGCCGCAAAGCAGGCGCGCGCCAAGCTCACCGCGCCGTCGGTGAAGGCCGGCAAGTACGATCTGGTGATCGACCCGAGCAATCTGTTTCTTACCATCCACGAGTCGGTGGGCCATCCGCTCGAGCTCGATCGTGTGCTTGGCTACGAGGCCAATTACGCCGGCACCAGTTTCGCCACGCTGGACAAGCGCGATGCGAAGTTCCGCTGGGGCAGCGACGCGGTAACCTTTGTCGCCGACAAGACGCAGCCGGGCAGCCTGGGTGCGGTGGGCTACGACGATGAGGGCGTCAAGACCAAGCAATGGGACCTGGTGAAGGACGGCATCCTGGTCGATTACCAATGCACGCGCGATCAGGCGCATCTGCTCGGCAAGACCGCTTCCGACGGCTGCAGCTACGCCGACTCGTGGTCCAACGTGCAGTTCCAGCGCATGCCCAATGTGTCGCTGGCTGCAGGCAAGACGCCACTGGCGGTGGCGGACATGGTCAAGAACGTCGAGCGCGGGTTGTACATCCACGGCCGCGGTTCGTATTCAATCGATCAGCAGCGTTACAACGCGCAGTTCGGCGGGCAGCTGTTCTACGAGATCGAAAACGGCCAGGTCACGCGCCTGGTCGAAGACGGCGCCTATCAGATCCGCACGCCGGAATTCTGGAACGCCTGCAGCGCGGTCTGCGACGCGCGCGATTTCCGTCTGGGCGGCTCGTTCTTCGATGGCAAGGGTCAACCCAGCCAGGTCTCGGCAGTGTCGCATGGCTCGTCCACTGCGCGCTTCGATGGCATCAACGTGATCAATACCGCGCGTTCGTTGGGCTGA
- a CDS encoding NmrA family NAD(P)-binding protein, with the protein MTTDVRSQVVVAGATGDLGYRIAFALKAQGAAVVALVRQGAGKDRVAALQRSDIKVQYVEMEDAHALRDAFKHAACVVSALNGLENVILGQQGKLLQAAVSAGVPRLIPSDFSLDYTKTQPGDNRNLDLRRRFRDQLDAAPIAATSVLCGGFLELLEGSARLVVPGRRVMHFGDANQQLDFTAKDDVASYTAAAALDSTAPRDLRIAGNSISPNDIAQLLTQLTGQRYRTLRPGGLGTMWAIIGAVRALTPASDDPFPPWQGMQYLRDMMSGRGKLVPLDNDRYGARSWQTARQTLANTYVRES; encoded by the coding sequence GTGACTACAGATGTGAGATCACAGGTCGTTGTGGCAGGCGCCACCGGCGACCTCGGTTACCGGATCGCCTTTGCCCTGAAAGCACAGGGGGCCGCTGTGGTTGCCCTTGTTCGGCAAGGTGCGGGGAAGGACCGTGTTGCGGCGTTGCAACGTAGCGACATCAAGGTTCAATACGTCGAGATGGAAGACGCCCACGCATTGCGCGACGCGTTCAAGCATGCGGCATGCGTTGTTTCCGCGCTTAACGGCCTGGAAAACGTCATCCTGGGTCAACAGGGAAAGCTGTTGCAGGCCGCGGTCAGCGCAGGCGTGCCTCGCCTCATCCCGTCTGATTTCTCTCTGGACTACACGAAGACACAACCGGGCGACAATCGAAACCTGGATCTCCGCCGCCGGTTCAGAGACCAACTGGATGCCGCGCCGATCGCGGCGACCTCGGTGTTGTGCGGCGGTTTTCTCGAACTCCTTGAGGGCAGTGCGCGCCTCGTGGTCCCGGGCCGGCGTGTCATGCACTTTGGCGACGCAAACCAGCAACTCGATTTCACCGCCAAAGATGACGTGGCCAGTTACACGGCGGCCGCCGCACTGGATTCCACGGCCCCGCGAGACCTGCGCATTGCCGGCAACAGCATTTCGCCGAACGACATCGCGCAACTGCTCACCCAACTGACCGGGCAGCGCTATCGCACGCTCAGGCCCGGCGGGCTCGGGACGATGTGGGCAATCATCGGTGCGGTGCGTGCACTCACGCCCGCAAGCGATGATCCCTTCCCTCCCTGGCAGGGCATGCAGTATCTGCGCGACATGATGAGCGGGCGCGGCAAACTGGTCCCGCTGGATAACGATCGCTACGGTGCGCGCTCCTGGCAGACAGCACGCCAGACACTGGCCAACACCTATGTACGGGAGTCTTGA